TTGCCCTTCGGCACATGCAGAGGCGTGGAGGATGCCAGCAGCGAGGAACCCGCCATAGGTGCAGTGGCGAAGGCAGCGCTTTTTGTGAGGAACTGTCGGCGATTCATGAACAGGGGAGAACTGAAGTATCGGAATTGAAGACACCGCTCATCCGTCAACGGATGAACAACCACTCGGGTAGATTGACGGTTTGCCAGAGGAGATCCTCCAGGCGCTCACGCCAGTCGGCACTTAGCTGTGTTGTCGGAGGGTCCCCACGGCGCGCATTGGCCTCCAATTCTTGCGCCAGCGCATTTGCCGGCCCATCGAGGTGATTCGACCAGGTCACATACTTGGGACGAACGCGTTTAACGTTCGTTTTGGCAGAGGCCGACACCCGGCGCTCTGCATAACCAGAGCCAAGCAGCTCTCTGGCACTCGCCCGCTCCTTGTCCGTCGGCATGCGTGTGAGCAACCGCAGGTAGAATACCTCAATGAAGGCATCCAGCGATTGTTCCTTCATGGCGAGCTGTGTAATGCCATGATCGTCGCTCAAGCGCACTGCCCACGCACTCATCACACCATTGGAAAGCACTGCAGGCTGGAGCACATTGGGGTCGCTTTCACGCAGGGTGACTGGCGATTGACGGGCACCACGCCAGCCGAACGCCTCCAGTGCTGTGATGACAGCCTGCACCCGTGGCAACGTCAAACTGGGACGGTCACGTTCATTTGAGGTGGAGGTCAGCATCCACGCACGCCGCGGCTGGCCGAGCGTGCGCATGTTGGAGATGCCATCAAGATCAAAGCACAGCTCTTCCAGCTTGAAGGGCTTGCCGGTGGTCGCGAACAGGGAGTCCACAATCTGCTCTGCATTCATGCGGCGCGGAGGCGGCCCCACATAGAGCGGCTCGGCATTTTCCAACTCCGGAATGCTGGCCCGTTGATAGGCATGGGAGGTGATGATGAGCCGGGACACCGCCTTCAGGCTGTAGCCAGATCGCACAAACTCGCGAGCCAGCCAGCGAAGAAGCTCTGGATGCGAGGGTTCGGACTTTTCCCAGTCGCCGGGATTTTCCACCAGACCACGCCCCATGAGCCGCTGCCAGACCCGGTTCACCATGACTTCGGCGAAGCGCTCATTCTGCGGCGCGGTGATGAGCGCGGCGAGTTGATCGCGTGTGTTCTTCGGATCTGCTGCAAGGTTTTTTGCGGCGTCTTCACTGCAGAAACGAGCGAAGGGCCAGACAGGCTGCACTTGCGTGCCGGGTTTCAGCGTGACCTGAATCAGAGGCTTGCGACCGCCGGCATGCAGTTTGTCGGTCGGCACACTGCTGGTCGTCGGTACCTTGAGTGGCGCTTTATTGAGCATGGCGGCGAGTTGGAACAACTCCTCCTGCTTCGACACATGCGCCGGAGCATCATGACAGCGTGCGCACTTCATCTCCACGCCGAGAAAAGCGGACGCGAGAATGGCGCCCTTCTCCGCCAGTGGTGCATCATTCTGTCCCGCGACTGCAAAGCCTGCCGGCCCACCAATGTTGCTGCTCCCCTCCATGCGCACCAGTTCGGTGACGAAGGCGTCCATGGGCTGATCATCACGGAGCGATTCGTAGATCCACCAGCGGAAGGGACCAGAATTGTTCAGGCTTCCGCTCAGTAGGTTGGGATTTTCTGCCAGCACATCCAGCCAGTAGCCCATCCAGTGATCCGCCCAGCGAGGATCCTTGAGAAGACGGTCAATGACGTTGGTACGGCGATTCGGAGAGGTGTCGGCAAGGAAGTCACGAATCTCGTTTTCATGCGGGGGCACGCCGACCGTGTCGAGTGTGACGCGACGGAGAAAGGTCATGTCGTCGGCGAGAGGAGGCAATTCCAATGTGCTCACGCGGAATTCCGGCCAATTTGCGCCCTGTTGGATCCAGGTTTCAAGCAGCGTGATCTCCCTGCTTGTCAGGCGGGCTCCCTTGGGCGGCATGACAGCGTCTTCTTCCTCGGTGCGGATGCGATGCAGCAGCGCGCTGGCCTCTGGTTTGCCGGGCGTGATAGCTGGACCATCAGAGTCACCTCCCTGCACGGCCGCCGCGAGTTTATCCAGACGCAGCCCCCCCTTGGTCTTGCTACCCTGATGGCAGTCATAGCAGCGAGTCTCCAGCAGCGGCTTGATATCACGATAGAAGTCCGGTCCGTTCCCAGAGACATGCTTGTACGTAGGCGCTACTTGAGCAATGCGAGCACCAAGAAAGTGATCCACTTCATTGTGCCCGGGCATGCCCTTGGGCAGTGGTGGCACGGGCAGGTCTGGTGTTTGTGCCAGCCAGGCTTTGGCAGCCTCGCGGCGCCTTTCCCAGTAGGCGTTCTGTCCT
The Roseimicrobium gellanilyticum DNA segment above includes these coding regions:
- a CDS encoding DUF1553 domain-containing protein, whose product is MHPLFAKDNAAAEFRSASDQLVVPGEKASSFKHGEALTFDFWIAPGDLKEKQPVFLLAKGDPNRAGQVDDNLNYGLTVERLSSSAMRIGLCFAAEPEKPDAVPVRHQWWSGSLALTGLEWHHIALTYTFGDPTSVMIYINGRMQLFSGKWEKSTLRGPVQRDGNLRIGGSSGKQQAFYAGRVDALTLHRGVLDSPTIEKLYALQPPPPPANRNEVKPGEVRVELCTEGVPPRREWPDASPPVAEVMTAEAFGFFELPQVYVASGVRGDPPGTTFLRASALVQFPKGRHRLLLRARGISRLLIDGKQLRDTPAPPSSLNGHHLTSEQETYLDLGPDFRFAPPGNREEWCEFESAGDKPHMVVLETVFGTVRPGLGETVIAWSREGETSWQLLSPTARHIPYTDAGWAAYEAEQRKVLERIDTERRLAKRAGQNAYWERRREAAKAWLAQTPDLPVPPLPKGMPGHNEVDHFLGARIAQVAPTYKHVSGNGPDFYRDIKPLLETRCYDCHQGSKTKGGLRLDKLAAAVQGGDSDGPAITPGKPEASALLHRIRTEEEDAVMPPKGARLTSREITLLETWIQQGANWPEFRVSTLELPPLADDMTFLRRVTLDTVGVPPHENEIRDFLADTSPNRRTNVIDRLLKDPRWADHWMGYWLDVLAENPNLLSGSLNNSGPFRWWIYESLRDDQPMDAFVTELVRMEGSSNIGGPAGFAVAGQNDAPLAEKGAILASAFLGVEMKCARCHDAPAHVSKQEELFQLAAMLNKAPLKVPTTSSVPTDKLHAGGRKPLIQVTLKPGTQVQPVWPFARFCSEDAAKNLAADPKNTRDQLAALITAPQNERFAEVMVNRVWQRLMGRGLVENPGDWEKSEPSHPELLRWLAREFVRSGYSLKAVSRLIITSHAYQRASIPELENAEPLYVGPPPRRMNAEQIVDSLFATTGKPFKLEELCFDLDGISNMRTLGQPRRAWMLTSTSNERDRPSLTLPRVQAVITALEAFGWRGARQSPVTLRESDPNVLQPAVLSNGVMSAWAVRLSDDHGITQLAMKEQSLDAFIEVFYLRLLTRMPTDKERASARELLGSGYAERRVSASAKTNVKRVRPKYVTWSNHLDGPANALAQELEANARRGDPPTTQLSADWRERLEDLLWQTVNLPEWLFIR